The following proteins are encoded in a genomic region of Streptomyces sp. SLBN-31:
- a CDS encoding flavodoxin domain-containing protein — protein MTVLVAYATAHGSTREIAHRIASRMRTEGVEVDVRAVEAVADMNGYDAFVVGSAVHDQKWLAEARSFVRQGIAAPGSRPVWLFSVGMPGALRGPWKGLMYKEVPVIEADLAVPFSARGHRLFSGVIRPEHLSRRGRLLFRLMGCRYGDHRDWDEIDGWAEQIAGALTPR, from the coding sequence ATGACTGTTCTGGTGGCATACGCGACCGCTCACGGGTCCACTCGCGAGATCGCGCACCGTATCGCTTCAAGAATGCGGACGGAGGGTGTGGAGGTCGATGTGCGCGCCGTGGAGGCGGTCGCCGATATGAACGGTTATGACGCGTTCGTCGTCGGCAGTGCCGTGCACGACCAGAAGTGGCTGGCCGAGGCGCGGAGCTTCGTCCGCCAGGGCATCGCCGCACCCGGTTCCCGGCCGGTGTGGCTGTTCAGTGTGGGCATGCCGGGTGCGCTGCGCGGCCCCTGGAAGGGGCTGATGTACAAGGAGGTGCCGGTCATCGAGGCGGATCTCGCGGTACCGTTCTCCGCGCGCGGACATCGGCTGTTCTCCGGTGTCATCAGGCCCGAGCATCTGTCGCGCCGGGGCCGGTTGCTGTTCCGGCTGATGGGCTGCCGGTACGGCGACCACCGCGACTGGGACGAGATCGACGGCTGGGCCGAGCAGATCGCGGGGGCGCTCACGCCCCGCTGA
- a CDS encoding NAD(P)/FAD-dependent oxidoreductase — MIDPGDVVEDVDLLVVGGGKAGKTLAMDVARAGRRVVMVERGMIGGTCINVACIPTKSLVTSARLARRAAAAQSLGLSLGKLEVDLRMLRSHKEGVVADMVELNHRQFLDSGMDFVLGTARFVAERTVEIDVNDGGRRIVRGTDVVINTGTVPRLPSLPGLADVQPLTSDTLLSLERIPERLAVIGGGYVGLEFAQMFAAFGSRVTVLDHNSRLLPHEDADIAAVLTDCLRQDGVDVLAGVSVKEVFRDEEQAVRLVLEDGRTLVADDVLVAVGREPVTRDLGLDAAGVRTDERGFIRVDETLATDAPHTWAVGDVAGSPQFTHVSLDDYRIVKANIAGGSRSTAGRLVPWNLFTDPELARVGLTEEQARVTGRDIRVARLPVEAIPRARTLRETRGLWKAVVDRDTEEILGVALLGPESLEVLSVVQTAMWAGMPFTRLRDGLIAHPTMAEGLNMLFTKWED, encoded by the coding sequence ATGATCGATCCCGGTGATGTCGTAGAGGATGTCGACCTGCTGGTCGTGGGTGGTGGGAAGGCGGGGAAGACCCTGGCCATGGATGTGGCGCGGGCCGGCCGCAGGGTCGTCATGGTCGAGCGCGGCATGATCGGCGGCACGTGCATCAACGTGGCCTGCATACCCACCAAGTCCCTGGTCACCAGTGCCCGGCTGGCCCGCCGGGCCGCCGCCGCGCAGTCACTGGGGCTCAGCCTGGGCAAGCTCGAGGTCGACCTTCGGATGCTGCGCTCCCACAAGGAGGGCGTGGTGGCGGACATGGTCGAGCTCAACCACCGCCAGTTCTTGGACAGCGGGATGGACTTCGTCCTCGGCACGGCCCGCTTCGTGGCCGAGCGCACGGTCGAAATCGATGTGAACGACGGTGGACGCCGCATCGTCCGCGGCACGGACGTCGTGATCAACACCGGTACGGTGCCGCGTCTCCCCTCACTCCCGGGACTGGCCGACGTCCAGCCGCTCACCAGCGACACGCTCCTGAGCCTGGAGCGGATCCCGGAGCGGCTGGCAGTGATCGGCGGCGGTTATGTCGGCCTGGAGTTCGCGCAGATGTTCGCAGCCTTCGGAAGCCGGGTCACGGTACTCGACCACAACTCCCGCCTGCTGCCGCACGAGGACGCCGACATCGCCGCAGTGCTGACCGACTGTCTGCGCCAGGACGGTGTCGACGTGCTCGCGGGTGTATCCGTCAAGGAGGTCTTCCGCGACGAGGAACAGGCCGTGCGCCTCGTACTGGAGGACGGCCGGACCCTCGTCGCCGACGACGTACTCGTGGCCGTCGGCCGTGAACCCGTCACCCGTGATCTGGGCCTGGACGCCGCCGGTGTACGGACCGACGAGCGCGGTTTCATCCGTGTCGACGAAACCCTCGCCACCGACGCGCCGCACACCTGGGCGGTGGGCGACGTGGCGGGCAGCCCGCAGTTCACCCACGTCTCGCTGGACGACTACCGGATCGTGAAGGCCAACATCGCGGGCGGTTCGCGCAGCACCGCCGGGCGCCTGGTCCCGTGGAACCTGTTCACCGACCCGGAACTCGCCCGGGTGGGGCTCACCGAGGAGCAGGCCCGCGTCACCGGCCGTGACATCCGGGTCGCCAGGCTGCCGGTGGAAGCCATCCCCCGGGCCCGCACGCTGCGTGAGACCCGGGGCCTGTGGAAGGCGGTCGTCGATCGCGACACCGAGGAGATCCTCGGTGTCGCGCTCCTGGGCCCCGAATCCTTGGAGGTGCTCAGCGTGGTGCAGACGGCCATGTGGGCCGGGATGCCCTTCACCCGACTTCGGGACGGACTGATCGCCCACCCGACCATGGCCGAGGGGCTGAACATGCTCTTCACCAAGTGGGAGGACTGA
- a CDS encoding glycoside hydrolase family 76 protein: MGALLTLTTPSPAAAAATATVCNKYCDTRDPAAATSDRTPVSSTLYGRTVRLHLSDNDVMGWASIDGGNPGDEVWLDRSFDGGRTWSGGSKLGDTTTPSGSRGWRTLMYNVDDWNTSGVGALRACGKAGDRPEITCTAWARVDWNAWSRGTAAATALMMSYDRGTGLFGGNGWWTAANALTAVLDNARVSGMPSYRYAIASTYDKNIGAQGGNFTNDYLDDTGWWGLAWVAAYDATGDSRYLNTARADADHMNAYWTATCGGGVLWNETKTYKNAITNELFLQLNAALHNRISGDSVYLSRARNEWAWFRQSGMINADHMINDGLTDACANNGQTTWTYNQGVVLGGLTELYKATNDSSLLTTARQLADASTVRLQTDGVLREPGESDSCTGDGPSFKGAYVRGLGRLDAQLSDHPYAAALDRWADAAYTNDRNSLDQYGPHWNGGTGTSDYGCQQSALDLLNAAGQ; the protein is encoded by the coding sequence CTGGGCGCTCTCCTGACCCTCACCACACCCTCGCCCGCAGCCGCAGCCGCGACAGCCACCGTCTGCAACAAGTACTGCGACACACGCGACCCCGCGGCGGCCACCTCCGACCGCACTCCCGTCAGCAGCACCCTGTACGGCCGTACCGTGCGACTGCATCTCTCGGACAACGATGTCATGGGCTGGGCCTCCATCGACGGCGGCAACCCGGGTGACGAGGTCTGGCTGGACCGGAGCTTCGACGGCGGTCGTACCTGGTCCGGCGGCAGCAAACTCGGCGACACCACGACGCCCTCGGGTTCCCGCGGCTGGCGCACCCTCATGTACAACGTCGACGACTGGAACACCAGCGGCGTAGGAGCGCTGCGCGCCTGCGGCAAGGCCGGGGACCGCCCGGAGATCACCTGTACCGCCTGGGCCCGGGTCGACTGGAACGCCTGGAGCCGGGGCACCGCCGCGGCGACCGCGCTGATGATGTCGTACGACCGCGGGACGGGCCTGTTCGGCGGCAACGGCTGGTGGACCGCCGCCAACGCCCTCACCGCCGTCCTCGACAACGCCCGCGTCAGCGGCATGCCCAGCTACCGGTACGCCATCGCCTCGACCTACGACAAGAACATCGGCGCCCAGGGCGGCAACTTCACCAACGACTATCTGGACGACACCGGTTGGTGGGGCCTGGCCTGGGTCGCCGCCTACGACGCGACCGGCGACAGCCGCTACCTGAACACCGCACGCGCCGACGCCGACCACATGAACGCCTACTGGACCGCGACCTGCGGCGGCGGAGTGCTCTGGAACGAGACGAAGACCTACAAGAACGCCATCACCAACGAACTGTTCCTCCAGCTCAACGCGGCGCTCCACAACCGGATCAGTGGCGACAGCGTCTATCTGTCCCGGGCGAGGAACGAGTGGGCCTGGTTCCGGCAGAGCGGCATGATCAACGCCGACCACATGATCAACGACGGTCTCACCGACGCCTGCGCCAACAACGGCCAGACCACCTGGACCTACAACCAGGGCGTCGTCCTCGGCGGCCTCACCGAGCTGTACAAGGCCACGAACGACAGCTCTCTGCTCACCACGGCCCGGCAGTTGGCCGACGCCTCCACGGTCCGCCTCCAGACCGACGGAGTTCTTCGCGAACCGGGTGAGTCCGACAGCTGCACCGGCGACGGCCCCTCCTTCAAGGGCGCCTACGTCCGCGGCCTCGGCAGACTCGACGCCCAGCTGTCCGACCACCCCTACGCCGCCGCCTTGGACCGGTGGGCGGACGCCGCCTACACCAACGACCGCAACTCCCTCGACCAGTACGGCCCCCACTGGAACGGCGGAACCGGCACCAGCGACTACGGCTGCCAGCAGAGCGCACTGGATCTGCTGAACGCGGCTGGCCAGTGA
- a CDS encoding alpha/beta fold hydrolase: MPFITVGQENSTDIELYYEDHGSGQPVVLIHGFPLDGHSWEKQSAALLAAGYRVITYDRRGFGRSSQVTTGYDYDTFAADLHHVLETLDLNDAVLVGFSMGTGEVGRYVGTYGTSRIAKVAFLASLEPYLLKTDDNPTGAAPEEFFKGISDTVKADRYAYYTAFYKDFYNLDDNLGVRISEEAVRNSWNVAAGGGSYAAAAAPLTWYTDFRRDIPKIDVPALILHGTADNILPIDSTARPFHKALPHADYVEVDGAPHGLLWTHAEEVNSALLAFLGK, encoded by the coding sequence ATGCCGTTCATCACCGTCGGCCAGGAGAACAGCACCGACATCGAGCTGTACTACGAGGACCATGGCAGCGGACAGCCGGTCGTGCTGATCCACGGCTTCCCGCTGGACGGCCACTCCTGGGAGAAGCAGAGCGCGGCCCTGCTCGCCGCCGGCTACCGCGTCATCACCTACGACCGCCGCGGCTTCGGCCGGTCCAGCCAGGTCACCACCGGCTACGACTACGACACCTTCGCCGCCGACCTTCACCACGTCCTGGAGACCCTGGACCTCAACGACGCCGTCCTCGTCGGCTTCTCCATGGGGACCGGCGAGGTCGGCCGCTACGTCGGCACGTACGGCACCTCCCGCATCGCCAAGGTCGCCTTCCTCGCCTCCTTGGAGCCCTACCTGCTCAAGACCGACGACAACCCCACGGGCGCCGCCCCCGAGGAGTTCTTCAAGGGCATCTCCGACACCGTCAAGGCGGACCGGTACGCCTACTACACCGCCTTCTACAAGGACTTCTACAACCTCGACGACAACCTCGGCGTCCGCATCAGCGAGGAGGCCGTGCGCAACAGCTGGAACGTCGCCGCGGGCGGCGGATCGTACGCCGCGGCAGCCGCCCCGCTGACCTGGTACACCGACTTCCGCCGGGACATCCCCAAGATCGACGTCCCGGCGCTCATCCTCCATGGGACCGCCGACAACATCCTCCCCATCGACTCCACCGCGCGGCCCTTCCACAAGGCCCTCCCCCACGCCGACTACGTCGAGGTCGACGGCGCCCCCCACGGCCTGCTCTGGACGCACGCCGAAGAGGTCAACAGCGCGCTGCTCGCCTTCCTCGGCAAGTAA